One region of Scophthalmus maximus strain ysfricsl-2021 chromosome 13, ASM2237912v1, whole genome shotgun sequence genomic DNA includes:
- the LOC118318541 gene encoding fibronectin type III domain-containing protein 9: MGIVVYNISTTSAHVSWPPSPGCLDTFYSVMYDPNWNSLLMGYKRKSFMHEERIPVSQTSTHLGNLLPQTTYFLCVTCQAANPVPDQCQVFSTPSVSGEGHDRAGWELAMGVWLTCCILLLVIASILLWGCLHAICSLPGRAAGGCPVVTDSSLQDTSGSGQLYTPRSSMDATKHSTIMPPPLLSAQTPGHIITQDHGLRHLAKLSGSEPV; the protein is encoded by the coding sequence ATGGGGATTGTGGTCTACAACATCTCCACCACCTCCGCCCACGTGAGCTGGCCGCCATCCCCCGGCTGCCTGGACACCTTCTACAGTGTCATGTACGACCCCAACTGGAACAGCCTGCTCATGGGCTACAAGCGCAAGAGTTTCATGCACGAGGAGCGCATCCCCGTCAGTCAGACGAGCACACACCTGGGCAACCTCCTCCCCCAGACCACCTACTTCCTGTGCGTGACGTGTCAGGCTGCCAATCCAGTGCCGGACCAGTGCCAGGTGTTCAGCACTCCGAGTGTGAGCGGGGAGGGTCACGACAGGGCGGGCTGGGAGCTCGCCATGGGCGTCTGGCTGACCTGCTGCATCTTGCTGCTGGTCATCGCCAGCATCCTGCTTTGGGGATGTCTTCACGCCATCTGCTCCCTGCCGGGCCGGGCCGCGGGCGGCTGCCCTGTGGTGACTGACTCCAGCCTCCAAGACACGTCCGGATCTGGACAACTCTACACGCCCCGAAGCAGCATGGACGCCACTAAACATTCCACCATCAtgccaccccccctcctctcagcgCAGACCCCTGGCCACATAATTACCCAAGACCATGGGCTGAGGCACCTCGCTAAGCTGTCTGGCAGTGAGCCAGTGTGA
- the nipa2 gene encoding magnesium transporter NIPA2 isoform X2: MGEDRGKYDFYIGLGLAISSSIFIGGSFILKKKGLLRLARKGSMRAGQGGHAYLKEWLWWAGLLSMGAGEAANFAAYAFAPATLVTPLGALSVLVSAVLSSYFLSERLNLHGKLGCLLSILGSTNMVIHAPQEEEISSLEHMARKLVDPGFFVFATLVIIVAIIFIFVVGPRHGQTNILVYITICSVIGALSVSCVKGLGIAIKEAIAGKNVVGKPLAWLLLLGLVACVSTQINYLNKALDIFNTSLVTPIYYVFFTTSVLTCSAILFKEWEHMGTGDVIGTLTGFLTIIVGIFLLHAFKDMSVSLASLAVSMRKEERAAPAANGMVSHSTYELLHNESTEDVEDREMGLAFESVSRRNGAMTSSLDH; encoded by the exons ATGGGTGAGGACAGGGGCAAGTATGACTTCTACATCGGCCTGGGGCTGGCCATCAGCTCCAGCATCTTCATCGGGGGCAGCTTCATCCTCAAGAAGAAAGGGCTGCTGAGGCTGGCGAGGAAGGGGTCGATGCGGGCAG GCCAGGGCGGTCATGCATATCTGAAAGAGTGGCTATGGTGGGCTGGTTTACTTTCAA TGGGGGCCGGTGAAGCAGCCAACTTTGCAGCTTACGCCTTTGCTCCTGCGACTCTGGTCACCCCACTGGGAGCCCTCAGCGTGCTTGTGAG TGCGGTTCTGTCGTCCTACTTCCTGTCGGAGCGGCTGAACCTGCACGGGAAGCTGGGCTGCCTGCTCAGCATCCTGGGCTCCACCAACATGGTGATTCATGCGCcacaagaggaagagatcaGCAGCCTTGAGCACATGGCCAGGAAGCTGGTCGACCCAG GGTTTTTTGTCTTCGCCACCCTCGTCATCATCGTAGCCATCATCTTCATATTCGTCGTAGGTCCCCGCCATGGTCAGACCAACATCCTTGTGTATATCACCATCTGCTCGGTGATCGGGGCCCTGTCGGTGTCCTGTGTCAAAGGACTGGGCATCGCCATAAAGGAGGCGATCGCTGGCAAAAACGTTGTGGGCAAGCCGCTGGCTTGGCTCCTGCTCTTGGGCCTGGTGGCCTGCGTGAGCACGCAGATCAACTACCTGAACAAGGCTCTGGACATATTCAACACGTCGCTGGTGACGCCCATCTACTATGTGTTCTTCACCACATCCGTGCTCACCTGCTCCGCAATCCTCTTCAAGGAGTGGGAGCACATGGGCACAGGCGACGTGATTGGCACGCTCACTGGCTTCCTTACGATCATCGTGGGCATCTTCCTGCTCCACGCCTTCAAAGACATGAGCGTCAGCCTGGCCAGCCTCGCGGTGTCCATGAGGAAGGAGGAGCGGGCCGCGCCTGCGGCCAACGGCATGGTCTCCCACAGCACATATGAACTGCTACATAACGAGTCCACAGAGGACGTGGAGGACAGAGAAATGGGTTTGGCCTTTGAGAGCGTGTCTCGCCGAAATGGGGCAATGACTTCCTCGTTGGATCATTAA
- the nipa2 gene encoding magnesium transporter NIPA2 isoform X1: MDPSHTSHDLVPVCNVACGNGVWAVLNCTVGQRLRCAVVNVTERHANDTSGLAMGEDRGKYDFYIGLGLAISSSIFIGGSFILKKKGLLRLARKGSMRAGQGGHAYLKEWLWWAGLLSMGAGEAANFAAYAFAPATLVTPLGALSVLVSAVLSSYFLSERLNLHGKLGCLLSILGSTNMVIHAPQEEEISSLEHMARKLVDPGFFVFATLVIIVAIIFIFVVGPRHGQTNILVYITICSVIGALSVSCVKGLGIAIKEAIAGKNVVGKPLAWLLLLGLVACVSTQINYLNKALDIFNTSLVTPIYYVFFTTSVLTCSAILFKEWEHMGTGDVIGTLTGFLTIIVGIFLLHAFKDMSVSLASLAVSMRKEERAAPAANGMVSHSTYELLHNESTEDVEDREMGLAFESVSRRNGAMTSSLDH; the protein is encoded by the exons ATGGACCCTTCGCACACATCACACGATCTTGTTCCGGTCTGTAATGTCGCCTGTGGGAACG GTGTCTGGGCTGTCCTGAACTGTACCGTCGGGCAGCGTCTGCGCTGTGCGGTGGTCAATGTGACGGAGCGCCACGCCAACGACACATCCGGCCTCGCCATGGGTGAGGACAGGGGCAAGTATGACTTCTACATCGGCCTGGGGCTGGCCATCAGCTCCAGCATCTTCATCGGGGGCAGCTTCATCCTCAAGAAGAAAGGGCTGCTGAGGCTGGCGAGGAAGGGGTCGATGCGGGCAG GCCAGGGCGGTCATGCATATCTGAAAGAGTGGCTATGGTGGGCTGGTTTACTTTCAA TGGGGGCCGGTGAAGCAGCCAACTTTGCAGCTTACGCCTTTGCTCCTGCGACTCTGGTCACCCCACTGGGAGCCCTCAGCGTGCTTGTGAG TGCGGTTCTGTCGTCCTACTTCCTGTCGGAGCGGCTGAACCTGCACGGGAAGCTGGGCTGCCTGCTCAGCATCCTGGGCTCCACCAACATGGTGATTCATGCGCcacaagaggaagagatcaGCAGCCTTGAGCACATGGCCAGGAAGCTGGTCGACCCAG GGTTTTTTGTCTTCGCCACCCTCGTCATCATCGTAGCCATCATCTTCATATTCGTCGTAGGTCCCCGCCATGGTCAGACCAACATCCTTGTGTATATCACCATCTGCTCGGTGATCGGGGCCCTGTCGGTGTCCTGTGTCAAAGGACTGGGCATCGCCATAAAGGAGGCGATCGCTGGCAAAAACGTTGTGGGCAAGCCGCTGGCTTGGCTCCTGCTCTTGGGCCTGGTGGCCTGCGTGAGCACGCAGATCAACTACCTGAACAAGGCTCTGGACATATTCAACACGTCGCTGGTGACGCCCATCTACTATGTGTTCTTCACCACATCCGTGCTCACCTGCTCCGCAATCCTCTTCAAGGAGTGGGAGCACATGGGCACAGGCGACGTGATTGGCACGCTCACTGGCTTCCTTACGATCATCGTGGGCATCTTCCTGCTCCACGCCTTCAAAGACATGAGCGTCAGCCTGGCCAGCCTCGCGGTGTCCATGAGGAAGGAGGAGCGGGCCGCGCCTGCGGCCAACGGCATGGTCTCCCACAGCACATATGAACTGCTACATAACGAGTCCACAGAGGACGTGGAGGACAGAGAAATGGGTTTGGCCTTTGAGAGCGTGTCTCGCCGAAATGGGGCAATGACTTCCTCGTTGGATCATTAA
- the nipa1 gene encoding magnesium transporter NIPA1: MALNSEPSGPSLPFAGILIAVGSSVINGSTFVLQKKGILRSRDRGGSYLRDVVWWSGTVSMIIGQIGNFLAYNLAPAVIVTPLGALGVLFGAVLASWILEEHLNILGKLGCVICCCGSVVLIIHAPKAEAVTSRLELEERLSDPVFVTYALLVVLLLITLIGRIAPAHGTSNIMVYVAICSLLGSFTVPSSKGLGLVAPDVFGEGPASGRALALFLGLLGTLAISILIQFFFINKALECFSSNVFEAIYYVTFTSTVILSSALLFREWTALTVTDGLAVLCGLTTVCVGVVLLRISQEALITWRMEEAREKTD, encoded by the exons ATGGCTCTTAACTCGGAACCAAGTGGCCCTTCGCTGCCATTTGCCGGAATACTGATAGCTGTGGGATCGAGTGTCATCAACGGCTCGACATTTGTGCTCCAGAAAAAGGGAATATTACGCTCCCGCGACAGAG GCGGCTCGTACCTGCGAGATGTGGTGTGGTGGAGTGGCACAGTGTCCA TGATTATTGGTCAAATTGGGAACTTCCTGGCATACAACTTGGCCCCTGCTGTGATAGTTACACCTCTGGGGGCCCTCGGAGTGTTGTTTGG GGCTGTGCTGGCTTCCTGGATCTTGGAGGAGCATTTGAATATCCTGGGGAAGCTCGGCTGTGTCATATGTTGCTGTGGCTCTGTTGTGCTCATCATACATGCGCCGAAAGCAGAGGCCGTGACGTCGAGACTGGAGCTCGAGGAGCGGCTGTCAGACCCAG TGTTTGTAACGTATGCCCTCCTTGTGGTCCTGCTTCTGATCACTCTGATTGGGCGGATTGCTCCGGCTCACGGCACATCGAACATCATGGTGTATGTCGCCATATGCTCCCTGCTGGGAAGCTTCACGGTTCCCAGCAGCAAGGGACTCGGCCTGGTGGCCCCAGACGTCTTTGGTGAGGGGCCGGCGAGCGGCCGAGCTCTGGCGCTCTTCCTGGGCCTGCTGGGGACGCTGGCCATCAGCATCCTGATTCAGTTCTTCTTCATCAACAAGGCCCTGGAGTGTTTCAGCTCCAACGTGTTCGAGGCGATATACTACGTGACGTTCACATCCACCGTgatcctctcctccgctctcctcttCAGGGAGTGGACCGCGCTCACTGTGACCGACGGCCTTGCCGTGCTTTGTGGTTtgacaacagtgtgtgttgggGTCGTTTTGCTTCGCATCTCCCAGGAGGCTCTGATCAcctggaggatggaggaggccCGGGAGAAGACGGACTGA